AGTTCCAGAATTGATTGAAGTCTGCATTATTGGGAACGAGAAGGTGAAGCCTAGTTCTCGGTGCCTACCAGGAGGTGGATGaaacttttcttcttcttcagcaACAAATTTTGCAAGTTCTGCCGCAATATAGTCAAAAAGTGCCTGAAATCATATGAACTTCAAAAGCCACGCAAAACTAAATAACAGAAAAGGGAGCAACATTTTGAGTGGACAAAAATACTTACTTCTGAAGTCCCAACCATCAAATTTGGAGGAATTGATGCCTCTGCAAATTCTTGATGGACAATGCTACCATCTTTTCCACCCAATTGCACCCGCAATACTCGAAAATTCGTTCCACCAAGATCCAATGCATAAAACACTCCACCTTCATTGctaaatacaaaatttatcaaagaaagaatattaaaatttaCCTTTACCAATGACATAGTACAGTCATTACACGAAATATAATTAAATCACCTTTCTCCGCATgcattatttataataattctTAGTAAAATTAGCAGTGTCTAAAAGAACAGTCCGACAAGCATAGAGGAGAGGAATGAAGCTGCAATGCCATTGATCATAACATCATAAAGAAATTTACTTTGACCATTTAATCAAAAGATGATACATTCGACATGAAATTTGACACGGGAAATGTGAACTGGAGCAGCAACCTATACGCTTCAACCATATTCAGCTCTGATGCTCCGGATGAAATTCAATGAACCTTAGTTTTCTGGACATCGTTATAGATTGAGTAGCTAGTACAGCACAGAAAAACATGTCAAGAAATAAGTAAGACCAGAGGAGGGTCTTGTGAATGCCGCGCGCAATACAAATTCAGGTAAAATTGTTATCTACATAGCATAACTCCCAAGCTTAAGcataaaaattaaatacaaaGGATTAAACTTTCACAACATTTCAGTCAGTCATCATCAGGGACGAAAGTAATCAAACAATTCTAATCATTTCTCTAAGTAACGCCTTATAACAAATAATCCAACATTTCCGCGCAATAAATAATTCCCTGTCTCCATTCATTTTTCaacacattttttaaaattataatctatAGTACGAAATACATAAAtacaatttcaaaaaaagataaattaagGAATTAAGAGTAACAAACCCAGTAGGTAGATTGTCGACATAGCTAATAAGCATCTTGAGCTTGCTGCCGCCTTCAGAGGCGAGGCCGGCGTGCATCTCCACCGTCATAGCATCAGCCACTTGCTTCAGCTTGCCATCTGGGGTGGCACATTTCTCCTCGAATTCTTTCAGGATTGCCCTGGCACGTTCCCATTTGCTCGATTTACCCATGCGGTGGCGCAAGACGACTGCCACCACAGCTACCGTCGCCGCGGTCCCTACAACCATCGCACCCACCGTCGCCTTCTTCATCCTTACTATCCGAAACTgggcaaacaaaaaaaatggtaGAGAAGGGGAATAGGGAGATTTTGGATAAGATTATTACAGTAATGATAATTAATTAACGTTAGTTATAAATGGGGATCAGATCAAGAATATGTATAATTAATGgggaaaaaaaggaagaagagcgAGAAAAAAGGGAGAAACTTTTTATTAAGGTGAGGGAATGAGGGAAAATCGGCAGTGACAGATGCAGCAGCCCCCGTTCTTCAGACACATATGGATTTGACTCCAACATCATCAATACGTATATTACAATTGTACTTGCAAAATACTTTAATTTCCTTTAccagattaaaaaatattttagtggatttttagtttaagattataaaaattttaatttattgtcAATTAAAATCAGATAAATAAATTGTAACAGAAGTAGTATTATAATTTGTTTTGTTAATGAAATTAATGAATCAGTGATTGAACTAAgatgaaaaattataatatttttgaaatgaaaAGAGTTTAGAATTTATTATGTTTAAGTGTTGGAGTATGACCAAAATTTAATTATCAATCTCTTTCTATTGAAGGCATAGTAACATGGCATCACCCACCCCAGTTTTAATGTTTTTCACATTTTCCTTGATTgagctttttttatttttatttattttaacaaaattGTTAGAAGGAAAACATTTTTAGGAACTTCTTCAATCCAAACCAAAACTGATTATCTTGACAATTGCTACGAGTTGCAAGATTGAAAGGGTGATAGTAAAAATTATATGAATGACTTGtttatatcaaatcaataaatacgGAATgtgtacatatataatatatttttattacttagTTATGAttatttaatacatattattCCTTCACTAAATCACTTAATCAtaataacttgaattaatttaataaaaaatatcggACAGAGTAAGTATTTGTCAAAGAAGATTTATGATACTTGTACTTCTCACTTTATGATCTTAGTAAGAAGTTGTCGAAGTCATAAATTAGGATATCAGATATTAATAGATAGTTGAGTATCGTCTTGTTGGCTAATGCGATACATTTCTCCTTGCATATCAATAAGATTGGCGGTATTACTGTAATTTCTAGTCTATCGATTTCTATTACCATACCTTGTTTATTGTGTATTCTTGTAGTTTCTAGTCCTTAATTTATATTActatatgttgtttattgtgttgCGATTGTTCTTTTTCTCAGTATGCTTTAAAATATTGTCCCTGTTACTTGTGATATCTTCGTTACTCTtgcattttctttttaaatttgctTTGATATGTGTTATTTGAActaaaaatctttaaaaaaacAGCACCTCTATCATTAAAAGGTAAAAGTAAAATCTACACACTTTACTCTCTTCATATAAATTTTcattgaatatattattattgtacttGTCACTTTAATCTAGAGGAAAAAAAGAGTTGCTACGGTCCAACGATAAACTACCATATCATCGATAGACTACTGAAACTATTTACTTAGACCACACACAATTTAAACTGAACCAATTTACAGCTTGACCTTTGATAAGTAACATCAATTTTCGCGTGTTCCATCCACCAAATAAATACGTAATCACTGATGATTTAATATTGTGAAAATATGTTGTTTGAGATTCTATAATCCGTCCAAGTTTAGGCTGGGGCCAAATCTATCAACGGCTCCTTAAAGTTGACACCACGTTTTACTTAGACACTTTAATTGTGCGATGCTTACTTTAGACACTTTATGTAGTGTCCcgctgtgtcattttgacacttttttaaCAATCAGCTAAAATTACACAATGTGTATAACAACTCGCGAATGACCTGACACTAcaactaattaaaaaagaaaacgtGGTATTTGAgtgcaaaaaaatattttaaaaaatacattataggaaaaaaattaaatttcaaccataaataataataataaaaataaatatttctaaACCCCACCACAACCACCCCACCCTCCTTCCTCCTTTCTTCCCAAACTTTCCCCTCCCTAACCTCCAATTTCTCTCtgctttttttttattttagaattttcattagatttagattttcactttttttttcataattataattgttggatctaaaaaaaagagaagaagatgatAGTGGGTGCAACTTTCAAATCTGaaaaaaagttaaagttattttttttttacgatAGTGATAAATTAATGGTGATggtgagaaaaaaaaagagaagaaatataaaatatgggtGTTAGTATTCATTTTTCCGGCGAAAAAAGTGGAGGGAGGTGATGGTAGATTTAGAAAAgcaatacaatgaagaaaaaaaaggctTAAAAAcgaatttgaataaaaaattcgACTCCATTGAAGGAGTTTAAGCTTGAAAAAAATGTGGGAGATGGTAACTTGAGAAATagagaagagaaaataaaattaaaaatggcTAAATAAAGCTTTTACGCGCTAATTATTGAGTGTATCACTCTCACTTTGCCATGTTagcaaaaaatatcaaaatgatacAACATGATCATACATGAGGTATCTAAAGTGAATATCGCCCACTTAAGACGTGTAAGTGAAatttggtgccaactttaaggggtcaCCGATGGATTTGGCCTTCGGGTGGTTGAGATTGACTGATTTATTGGAACATCATTATGAACATAGCCCAAGTTAAAATTTTGGATATAGTTTcattaaaatgaaaagaaaaatatgcgACTTTATCCATTATTTAGACAAAATTGAACCGTCTATCTTTGGGCAAGTTATAACCTTTAACATCTTTATTAGTTCAATTTTCAAGATGATACAAACATCAATTACTAAGGACTTCGAAGACCTCTAATTTGCACACGCATAGAGAGAGAATTGGGAAAGATTCAGAGATTgaaatatgttgtcattaacTGTCATCGGTCTACAAATACAATTAAAGACTGAAACCCCCTTCCTATATATATTGAGAACTCAGATTTTCCATTACCCGCCCCAACCTACTAGCATCGCCTTCTACTCTTTAGCTCCcccaaaatgaaaagaaagatcTATTGAATGTATAGGAAGAACAATCTTCACCAGTAGTGtgtctagtttttttttttacataaactGAACTGTACAGTGAGTCCACAAGACCGTTCTACTTGGAACTCTCCGCCCAAATGCCAggactctctctctctctctctaaaaatcagACACGCAAGCCGCCTGGAAAAGATAAAACAGAGAGAAATGACAGCCAGCAAGTAACATCATACTTACCTCGTTGAGCTGGCTTTTCATCCCTCAATGCCATGACTCTCCACTTCTTTCAAGCTGTTGATGTAACACTCAACCTATAAGACAAACCATAGAAAACAAAACCAAAATACAGCACCTTTAAACACAAAAGGACTGatatataaaacaaaaaaatacaagtatcaaACCATGAAACATGCCTTGTAGAAGATTTCTGTACAGACTCCGATCCAATGCTATCCACAGATGTTAACACTCCACGTGCAGCTTTTGGCTTCATGAAACACAAGTAAATAAAACTGGTCAAAGTTATGGCAAATGCTAAGAACGGAAGTATGAATTACAAAATCAATGACGtcagaaagataaaagaggCAAAATAAACTTATTTAAAACCTCCAACTCCAGCAACGCATCTTCAAAAAGTCTTGAACCATTTTCACACACATTATTCAACAGTGACTTGGACTCTGCCCTGTATAAGTCACCCTGAGAGGAACAGAGAGAGTTGCAACCAATACTGCCCGCTGCATGACCTTCATGTCCGAGTCGGTGACACCACTAGAATGATAAACGCATCCATCTGCGCTCTCCGCACATTGTGCTCTTTGTGACTTACTTCGTTCAATTTGATTATCTTTGTCCAGAATAGCAAACTGCATCTTATCATTCGTCACATTATTTGAAATTTCTTCACTCTCTCGCTTCCTTCCAGAAACTGTCGAGGAACAATGTTGTAACAACATGCCACTATTCTGACCAACAATTAGTTGAGGTGAAGGTGAATCCCTTCTTGGAGGGCTAATTGATCGTCGCTTGTCCTGACTCTGTACATTCTCTTCTGCACCTTCAAGctcctttttccttttcatgCCTCTTTCTCCGGATCTGGACTTGCATATACTAGAGGAAGGTTTCTCTGCCAGCTGCCCACTCATTAGCCTTGGTGTTTGGTTTCGTTTAGAACCATCTGGTAGAACATAAGAGGGAATCTGCTTTCTACGAACATGGGACACAAACATTTCCATTCCAGGTTTCcaatacatatacatgtttACTTGGTGTCTAAACTCATCAACTGTCGCACGAATATCAAACTGCTGGCCTTCTTGAACTACCTCCCCTGGCCTCCTCTGCAAACCCATGAAGAAGGCACGATGGTCACATTGTTTGGATGGGTCCACATACTCATGGGGATAAGGATGGCATTGCAATTTCCCAAATGTGTCCCGCTCTATCTGCAAGGATACAACAAGAATTATAagtaaatgggaaacatctgcTTCACTTGCtaccttttcctttttcttccgTAGAGGCTCAAATATAAAGGAACCAGAGCCTCCTGAGTATCTCTTATTCAAAAAGTATAGATGTTACCATCAAAGTAAGCTGCCTTAACCGGGATTCGACCCAGCCTCTCCACACAAGTAAGTCATCCGCATCAGCTGCAACTATATCAACTTGCAAATAGTTCTTGTAGCTTTCGAAGAAAGAATACTGCTCAAACAGTGCAGCCCACCGGGCTTTATTAAGTTCAATTTCCTGATATGGGAAAGCAAAAGGAGTAAAAGCCAGCACTAGCTAAATACTAAATAATTTGCAGAGAGGAATAATTCATACCTGACATATGTCGTTACCAAATTCAAATTGTTCGGTCATAACACGAAGAGTGCTTGCAGACACATTGTAGCTAGAGTTCATGCAGGGATAGGCAGGTGTAATAATTGGCATCTGATGTGTCCGGTCCCAAGGATTTTTACGCGGATCCCAGATAGAAAATCCAAATTCTTTATCCTCTATCTGACAAAGCATCACAGGATTTGGCCAGCGCCATTGTGTATATACACGAAAAAAACGAGAAACCAGCATACTCGGAACAGCATTTGGATAGAGCTGGCAAACCCGAGCAACTAGAAGAGCCCAGTTAACTCCACCAAGAAATCCAGTCACCTAAAAAAGAATCCAAAATGAATGGTCACAGAAAAGGGCAAAGATTAATAAAGCCGGAGAGGAGGGAGTAGAAAAAAGAGTGAACCTACATTTGAATAAACACCACGCTGTTTAGCCCAAAACTTTAGACATCGAAGTGTGGTCCGGAAAAACTGCATTGCAGAAGACAAATGAGATTACTAGTCAAATCTAGAATATTGAAAAATTTAGTCGCCCATGGTTTCCTTTTTGGTTGGGGATCATCACCTCAATATTTGGAACATGTTTAAGGATTTTATCTGCCACCCTGCAGCCATTAAGGCTCCTTACAGTAGGCtcatcaacattacacaacacagaTTCACTGGATATGTCCAAGTCCTGTCGCAAGAAGATGTAAAAGGAAACATTAGGTATACTACTATTAGTGGTCTAAGCAGCTGTTGATGCCATAAATTGGATGTCAATTCCAGTTTGAGAAAATAGAGCATTCACGTATCCCTGTCCTGTCTAGACCCCATGACTTGGTAAACTCCAGGAATGATCAGGTATACCATGAACATAACACATGAAGAAATTCAAGAATGTAAAAGCCCTCGGATCCAGAAAGGGTTAGGCCGAAATTCATATTGCTGCAGGTGAAAATGATTTAGCATCCAGAGTACAagcaaaaatctaaaaaaaatcagAGCCTTTTTCCAGAACAAATGTTGGTGTGGGAACATAAATTTTTTCTGAAGCAAAGTTGGATCAATAGAAAAGCTGTGTCCCTTATAGGAGGAAGACCAAAAGGAAATGGACAGCtttcataaataaataacacTTACATCTGGCACAACCAAAAGAGAGATGCTTGCATAGAGAAGATCAATTGAGATCCCATCAAACTTAAACTTCATAACAGGGACATGTGCATCTGGAACTGGTTGCAGTTCAGTAACTTCTTCCCTCTCCACCAAAATATTAtgcaataaaaaaaagaagtcaTCCTGGCAAACAATGTTGATGTTAGATACAATATGAAATGGCCAACTGAGACTTGAAAAGAAAACCAGAAACCACAATGACCTCTCGGTTCACATAGGATGGTCCAACACATAAGGTATCTATGTCAGCTCCAGGACCATGCACCTACAAAATGGAATCTTAATTAGTCAAATAGTGTTGCTGAGGGACATCAAACATTTGGTCATTCCCCCGCAATATGTAAAGCTTAAATAAAACATAATTGTAATTACAAGTGTCTGAAGGGAGTGCAGCTTCAAGAATACAAACAACATAGAGCAATGCATACCCACCCCCCACCTCCCAAAAAAAATAACTCTTCCAAATGATAGGTGCCAAGTGAATTTTTGAGCGAAGAGCTCCCTGTAGAAGAATCTATCTTAATGAAAAGCAACTGAAAGGACAATTGAGTAAAGTTCTGTTTGAGTAACAAATTGAGAATAGAAACAAAAGGAAGAATTGTGTGAACCAATCAATTTGGTTCCAAATGCAGATTCAGAAGTCTgaataacaagcataaagcatGAGGTCCATCAATTTAGGACCAGTGACACGAGCTTGTTTTTGTGAATATTAGCACCACTCTAACCCAAAAACTGTAACTATTTTAAACCAACTATTCATGCTTGCATACAACTTCACGACTATTTATCGGTCTTCAATTAAACTATTCAACATGCATATCTAAGCAAAACGATTAAGCTTCTACTGTTCAAGAAGGGAACTTCAAAAAGAAGCTGCTTACCCCAAGTCGATAAGAACCAAAAGTTAAAATGACAGCATTTGCATCCTTAACCATCTGATCACTGTACCCTTTCAGTCGAGTAAGATCTTTCACCCAGTCCTTCACAATCTAAAATGGAAAAGATTTTAAAATGTCACTAGACTGGATTGAGCCAAAATAGAAATGAAATTTATGAAATGCAAAGGAAACGGGAAGGTAGCAAGCTAAAACTAAGAGGACGTTTGGATTGGCCGAAAAAGgtagcttttaagtcaaaaaataaaaagtagggAGAGTCCTACTTTTggtttttaacttttttaaagtcattttaaaacttattttaagttatttttaactTTGCCAAACACTCCCAaaagctaaaaatgacttaaaagtAGGTTTGACCAatttttaagccaatccaaacacgCTCTAAGACTATTCCTTCCAAATTTCTATTCAAGACATTTGAGGGGTAAACAGAAaacaaaattctattttaatttcatttactaccccaaacaaaaaaaatagaagagaaaTAGTCCCCCAATGATCCTCACAATCAACTAAGGAGTATCATTACATTTCCTTCATCTTTCTCTTAGTATTAACctataatacaaaaataacaacatacctagtgaaatcctaCAGGTGGGATCTATAGAGATGGTAGAGTGACCGTATCCCTACCTTGTGTAGGTAAAAAGACTATTTCTGGAGGAGCCTCAGCTCgaatataacatatcaaaataatgaaaagggGAAAACGACAGTGGAGAAACAAAGCAACTAATAAGGaaacaataacaaccacaaaATAGTGCGATAACCTAAACACAATCAACAACAAGTGATGGTGGAATCATGCGCAAGACACTATAAGAAAACAGCTAAACCCCTCGAAAATCAAGACAACACTCcatacctactaaccttctaccctaatatgcaACGTCCACACCCACCTAAGTCGGAAAGCAGGAAACTTTGGAGCTATTTGAAGTTTCAGCAAATAAAACTGAAAATATTCAGAGATCAGATATTACACTTGCGTAGTAAGAAAACAGTGACATTTAATACATAAAATGTTACAGCAAACGCAATTTAGTGACTAATAAACTAGTGCTGATTCAGAGACTTAGAAATCCAAACAGGGAAAAACAAGGAAGCATCAAGTGGGTGgtcattaattaataaatgCAGGTGTAGGGGGATATAGTATTATATATTTCACAAAGTTAAGCTAGATTGTTAAAAATTCCCAAAAAAGCACAGCGCAGATCAGTTCTCTCTTTACTGAAATCCAAATGACCATCCAATATTGTGCAATACAAAGTGTATGAAGCCACCATTCACAGCCTACTCATGCCATTTTCAGACTTACAGAAATTACAATCACAAATTGAACCAAAATAGTTAGTCGGCTATATGAATTCTCACTATCCATTCTGCTCCGTTTGGACAGTTTCAGTTTCAT
This Solanum dulcamara chromosome 8, daSolDulc1.2, whole genome shotgun sequence DNA region includes the following protein-coding sequences:
- the LOC129899053 gene encoding nuclear poly(A) polymerase 4-like, which encodes MGVSNCSTTLPPSQQYGVTKPLSLAGPMEADIQRTKELEKFLVGAGLYESAEEAAKREGVLCQLKQIVKDWVKDLTRLKGYSDQMVKDANAVILTFGSYRLGVHGPGADIDTLCVGPSYVNREDDFFFLLHNILVEREEVTELQPVPDAHVPVMKFKFDGISIDLLYASISLLVVPDDLDISSESVLCNVDEPTVRSLNGCRVADKILKHVPNIEFFRTTLRCLKFWAKQRGVYSNVTGFLGGVNWALLVARVCQLYPNAVPSMLVSRFFRVYTQWRWPNPVMLCQIEDKEFGFSIWDPRKNPWDRTHQMPIITPAYPCMNSSYNVSASTLRVMTEQFEFGNDICQEIELNKARWAALFEQYSFFESYKNYLQVDIVAADADDLLVWRGWVESRLRQLTLMIERDTFGKLQCHPYPHEYVDPSKQCDHRAFFMGLQRRPGEVVQEGQQFDIRATVDEFRHQVNMYMYWKPGMEMFVSHVRRKQIPSYVLPDGSKRNQTPRLMSGQLAEKPSSSICKSRSGERGMKRKKELEGAEENVQSQDKRRSISPPRRDSPSPQLIVGQNSGMLLQHCSSTVSGRKRESEEISNNVTNDKMQFAILDKDNQIERSKSQRAQCAESADGCVYHSSGVTDSDMKVMQRAVLVATLSVPLRVTYTGQSPSHC